The Deltaproteobacteria bacterium DNA window TTGTATTCTAAGTATGTCTCGCCAAACTTTTCATAGTTTTCCTTTTCTTCAATTACCAAAGCAAAATAGATAATTAAGCAGATATCCACAAGAGCCATAGCAGCATATCCATAGGAATTAATCAGTGGTGCAAGACCCATCAGAATCAATATAAAACCGTCAAATGCAGGATGCCTCACATAGGAATAAATTCCATTGGTAACGAGCTTATCTGTTATACCGCGAGGCAAATCCCTATCTCTTCCCTTAACAGTAAGGTTTCTTCCTGAAATTGATGGCAATGTAAAGCCAATGATTAACAAAATCCATCCTACAATTTTATGAATATTTCCTTTGAACATATGGGGCAATCCAAAGACCCTATCTATTCCTAAACCAATAATGATAGAGCCAGCAAAAACCAGCACAACTCTTGTGCTTTTTTTCTTGAATTCTTCTGAAAGCTTCATATTACTTTATTACGAGTTACATTATACACCATTTACCTTTCTATTAATGATTGTTTTGGGTTTCCAAATAAGCATTTTGTAAATATTTTCCACTCCAACCCCCTCCCAATGCTTTATACAGCGTTATTTCATTAGTAATAACCTCTGTGTTGAAACGTGCTAAGTTTAATCTTGCATTCAAAAATCCTCTTTGTGCATCAAGTACTTCCAAATAGCTCGAATAACCATTGTCAAATCTTTTTTGAGATAGGTATAGTGTTCTTTTTAAAGCTTCAGCTTCTTCCTTTTGTGCCTTTAATTTCTGCTTTGAAATTTTTACCTTTTTTAAAGCGTCAAATACCTCTTTAAATGCGTTTTTAACTGTTTGTGTATATTGAACGAGAGCTGCTTTTTTTTCGGCTTCTGTGATTTTAACATTTGATTTAATTCTGCCGAAATCAAAAATAGGAATAGTTGCAGACGGTCCAACCCCCCAAATCTTTGCCGATGACTGTATCAAATCGCTCAAATTTTCACTGTTATATCCAAATAAACCTGTCAGTGAAATGTTAGGAAAATATGCTGCCCTTGCAACACCAATAAGGGCATTTTTTGCCCTTAAATTTTCCTCGGCTACTTTGATATCAGGCCTATCTTCCAATAAACTTGAGGGAAGGGCAGCAGGAATTTTCACCGGCTCTGGCAGTGCTTGATTCAGTGCAAATTTATTTTCAAAAATTTCTTTTGGGCTTCTTCCAAGCAACACAGACAATGCGCTCATCTGTATTACTTTTGCTTCTTTTAGAGATTCAGCTAATACTTTGGCATTGGCATACTGAGCTTTGGCCTGTTTAGCGACCAGTTCATTAGCAACTCCATATTTG harbors:
- a CDS encoding isoprenylcysteine carboxylmethyltransferase family protein; its protein translation is MKLSEEFKKKSTRVVLVFAGSIIIGLGIDRVFGLPHMFKGNIHKIVGWILLIIGFTLPSISGRNLTVKGRDRDLPRGITDKLVTNGIYSYVRHPAFDGFILILMGLAPLINSYGYAAMALVDICLIIYFALVIEEKENYEKFGETYLEYKKRVPPFIPKI
- a CDS encoding efflux transporter outer membrane subunit — its product is MKNKTLILWISAILLLSSCSFTPKLSTLKMDLPSKYDNKTAQKQIINVNWWKNFNDSNLNKLIEEALKNNDDLKLAVVRVEEAWAYLGLSKANLYPTINAAASGYRQKTSNETLPKDTGTIFNNFSLSSSVGYELDLWGKLRNQKKAALSSLLASEANREAVKLSLVSNVANIYFNLVSINKQLQIAEKSVKSFKETYKYRQKQCKYGVANELVAKQAKAQYANAKVLAESLKEAKVIQMSALSVLLGRSPKEIFENKFALNQALPEPVKIPAALPSSLLEDRPDIKVAEENLRAKNALIGVARAAYFPNISLTGLFGYNSENLSDLIQSSAKIWGVGPSATIPIFDFGRIKSNVKITEAEKKAALVQYTQTVKNAFKEVFDALKKVKISKQKLKAQKEEAEALKRTLYLSQKRFDNGYSSYLEVLDAQRGFLNARLNLARFNTEVITNEITLYKALGGGWSGKYLQNAYLETQNNH